The following coding sequences lie in one Maribacter forsetii DSM 18668 genomic window:
- a CDS encoding AMP-binding protein, translating into MNKHAVHPSFSIHGRTISFNDLTEVSYSLIKEGEQFEKQIGEFLLDWIDESVTITVKTSGSTGTPKTILLKKEQMINSALATGYYFNLKPKSTALLCLPATYIAGKMMLVRAMVLGLNIQFLSPSSNPLVGVKDSFDFGAMVPMQVANSLSRLYQIKNLIIGGAPISTSLRKELKSISNDSYETYGMTETITHIAVKPLNNGVGENVPFSILPDVEISIDNRDCLVINAPKVSEETVVTNDVVELVSKTEFHWLGRFDNVINSGGVKLHPEHIEKILSNHIDVPFFVTGVEDDKLGQKVVLVVENSVESDVQKILKSISEFKKFEKPKSILISKEFKRTVSGKVQRTKTLQQILRA; encoded by the coding sequence ATGAATAAACATGCTGTTCACCCAAGTTTTTCTATTCATGGTAGAACTATTTCTTTTAATGATTTAACAGAGGTTAGCTATAGCCTAATTAAAGAAGGAGAACAATTTGAAAAGCAGATTGGTGAATTCCTTTTAGATTGGATAGATGAGTCGGTAACCATAACCGTAAAAACCTCCGGTTCTACAGGTACTCCAAAGACCATTCTATTAAAAAAAGAACAAATGATAAATAGCGCTCTGGCAACGGGCTACTATTTTAATTTGAAACCAAAATCTACAGCTTTACTTTGTTTGCCGGCAACATATATTGCTGGTAAAATGATGTTGGTAAGAGCTATGGTCTTAGGGTTGAATATTCAATTTCTGTCACCAAGTTCAAATCCGCTAGTTGGTGTGAAGGATTCTTTCGATTTTGGGGCAATGGTACCTATGCAAGTGGCTAATTCATTGTCTCGATTGTATCAAATTAAAAACTTGATTATTGGTGGGGCTCCTATTTCTACTTCGTTAAGAAAAGAATTAAAAAGCATTTCTAATGATAGTTACGAAACCTATGGTATGACAGAAACCATAACACATATCGCTGTAAAGCCTTTAAATAATGGAGTTGGGGAAAATGTTCCATTTTCAATTTTGCCAGATGTGGAGATTTCAATTGATAATAGAGATTGTTTAGTAATCAATGCTCCAAAAGTTTCAGAGGAAACAGTTGTGACAAATGATGTTGTGGAGCTGGTTTCTAAAACGGAATTTCATTGGTTAGGTAGATTTGATAATGTCATAAATTCTGGAGGGGTAAAATTACATCCAGAGCATATAGAGAAAATACTTTCCAATCATATAGATGTACCTTTTTTCGTTACTGGAGTTGAAGATGATAAATTAGGGCAGAAAGTTGTTTTGGTAGTTGAAAATTCCGTAGAAAGTGATGTTCAGAAAATTTTAAAAAGTATCTCAGAATTCAAAAAATTTGAGAAACCGAAATCAATTTTGATTTCAAAAGAATTTAAACGAACAGTAAGTGGAAAAGTGCAGCGTACTAAAACGCTTCAACAAATTTTGAGGGCATAA